One stretch of Saccharopolyspora erythraea DNA includes these proteins:
- a CDS encoding DUF397 domain-containing protein: MKPVLKLTVDGEELEFVKASQSHIDGKECLHLAPGKGGAIHLVESEDTTTIITTDRAKLRAFIDGAKAGEFDHLTV; this comes from the coding sequence ATGAAGCCAGTCCTGAAGCTCACCGTCGACGGCGAAGAGCTGGAGTTCGTCAAGGCCAGCCAAAGCCACATCGACGGCAAGGAGTGCCTGCACCTCGCGCCCGGCAAGGGCGGTGCGATCCACCTCGTGGAGAGCGAAGACACGACCACCATCATCACGACCGACCGCGCGAAGCTCCGCGCGTTCATCGACGGTGCCAAGGCCGGCGAATTCGACCACCTGACCGTCTGA
- a CDS encoding GntR family transcriptional regulator: MNATARYREIADVLRGEIDSAVWGVGDKLPAEPELIARFDASRTTIRQALAELRDAGLVHMRHGVGVFVAPPRVVKRVDSRERLSKARRQRNEAAFLAEAANQGFTPSSSVRVWFEPAQEFAELFKIEETDELCIRDRVMRADGQPVMLAVSRLPREITRGTALEEVDTGAGGAHARLEDLGFEPTFHEEIVGARMPDANEKQMLDLGSGPVLTVQRRTYSGDRLVEVNDMVMSGVGYELRYAWDAD, encoded by the coding sequence ATGAACGCAACGGCCCGCTACCGGGAGATCGCGGACGTGCTCCGCGGCGAGATCGACTCGGCGGTCTGGGGTGTCGGCGACAAGCTGCCCGCAGAGCCCGAGCTGATCGCGCGGTTCGACGCATCGCGCACGACGATCAGGCAGGCTCTCGCGGAGCTGCGGGACGCCGGCCTGGTGCACATGCGGCACGGGGTTGGAGTTTTCGTGGCACCACCACGGGTAGTGAAGCGGGTGGACTCGCGCGAGCGGCTGTCCAAGGCGCGGCGGCAGCGCAACGAGGCGGCGTTTCTCGCGGAAGCCGCAAACCAGGGCTTCACGCCCTCGTCCTCGGTGCGGGTGTGGTTCGAGCCCGCGCAGGAGTTCGCCGAGCTGTTCAAGATCGAGGAGACCGACGAGCTGTGCATCCGCGACCGCGTGATGCGCGCCGACGGTCAGCCGGTGATGCTCGCCGTCTCCCGGCTCCCGCGCGAGATCACCCGCGGGACCGCGCTCGAAGAGGTCGACACAGGAGCCGGCGGTGCGCACGCCCGGCTGGAGGATCTGGGCTTCGAGCCGACCTTCCACGAAGAGATCGTCGGCGCGCGGATGCCCGATGCGAACGAGAAGCAGATGCTCGACCTCGGCAGCGGCCCGGTGCTCACCGTGCAGCGGCGCACCTACAGCGGTGATCGCCTCGTCGAGGTCAACGACATGGTCATGTCCGGTGTCGGCTACGAGCTGCGCTACGCCTGGGATGCCGATTGA
- a CDS encoding maleylpyruvate isomerase family mycothiol-dependent enzyme: MARWLYRRPWIRVAWLGKSARTWDWDAPSLCAGWRVRDVVAHVVSYDELDGRSLARRFANGAFRSSRINAIGMAEYNARGTDELLAVLHRHLDPRGLPAAFGGMVAFLDGLIHHQDIRRALGRPREIPVERLLPALRCALLAPPIRGRARSRRSAGGDRPGRVVRPGTAGPRPGRGPAHDHGRPPRRGRGTFRARATQARRPRRRLAGEP, encoded by the coding sequence GTGGCGCGGTGGCTATACAGGCGACCATGGATCCGCGTCGCCTGGCTCGGGAAGAGCGCGCGGACCTGGGACTGGGACGCCCCGAGCCTGTGCGCCGGATGGCGGGTGCGCGACGTGGTGGCGCACGTGGTCAGCTACGACGAACTGGACGGCAGGTCACTTGCCCGGCGTTTCGCCAACGGTGCATTCCGGTCTTCACGCATCAACGCCATCGGGATGGCCGAGTACAACGCGCGCGGCACCGACGAGCTGCTCGCCGTGCTGCACCGGCATCTGGACCCACGGGGGCTGCCCGCGGCCTTCGGGGGCATGGTCGCCTTCCTCGACGGGCTCATCCACCACCAGGACATCCGGCGTGCGCTGGGGCGACCGCGCGAGATCCCGGTGGAACGGCTGCTGCCCGCCCTGCGCTGCGCCCTGCTGGCACCTCCGATCCGGGGCCGGGCGCGCTCGCGGCGTTCGGCTGGTGGCGACCGACCTGGACGGGTCGTGCGGCCGGGGACCGCAGGCCCGAGGCCCGGCCGAGGCCCTGCTCATGACCATGGCCGGCCGCCGCGGCGTGGCCGGGGAACTTTCCGGGCCAGGGCAACCCAAGCTCGCCGCCCGCGTCGGCGACTAGCGGGAGAGCCCTGA